The DNA sequence GGTCAGGCCCTTCCGGTCCAGACCGCGGGCCGGAAGGAGCCGTCCCACCGTTCGGGGGCGTGAGCCCTCGAACGGCGCGTCAGCCGTCGAGGCCGCCGCTTACGCAGATCTGCCGGGCGATGTCGCGCAGCTTGACGTTGCGTTCCTGGGAGACCCGCCGCATCAGCGCGAAGGCGTCGTCCTCGGTGATCTTGAGGCGTTCCATGAGGATGCCCATGGCCTCCCCGATGGTGTGCCGGGTCTCGAGCGCCTGCTGGAGCTGGTCGGCGGTGCGGGCGCTGGAGAAGGCGACCGCGGCGTGCGAGGCGAGCAGCCAGCCGGCCGTCTCACTGGCCTTGGTGAAGGCGGCGGGGCGGCGGGAGTAGAGGTTCAGGGCACCCAGGTTCTCCTGCCACGTGTAGAGCAGGAACCCCATCATGCTGCCGATGCCGAGCTCACGGGCCCGGCCGACGTAACTCGCCCACCGCTCCTGGGGCCGGGTGAAGTCGTGGATCCGGAACGCCCGCTCGCCGCTCAGACGGACCGCGGCGTCGAAACAGGGCCCCTCGCCGAGCCGCTGCTGGAGCCGGTCGGACCGGACCACCATCGACTCGGTGGGGGCGAGGGTCTCCACCCGCTCGCCGTGGAGCACCAGGATGCCGGCCGCGTCGCAGCCCTCCACGATCTCCACCGCGCACGCGCTGATCCGCTCCAGCGTGGCGTCCAAGGACTCCTGCGCCAGCAGGTCCCGCGCCATGGTGGCCATGCGTTCGGCGAAGGCTTCCCAGTCCATGACCACCGTCCGATCACATCGGGTCACATCGCGGGCCGGCCCCGGAGCGCTTCGCGGTACTGCTTCGCCCGGTCCGCGTACACCTGGGCGTTCAGCTTGATGCCCTCTCGTTCCTCGTCGGTGAGGGTGCGCTTCACCTTCGCGGGCACCCCGGCCACCAGCGAGCCGGGCGGTATCCGCATCCCCTGCGGCACCAGGGACTGCGCGGCGATCAGCGATCCGGCACCGATCCGGGCGCCGTTGAGGACCGTGGCACCCATCCCGATGAGCACATCGTCTCCGACCGTACAGCCGTGCACGACCGCGTTGTGCCCGATGGAGACCCGCTCACCGATCGAGACCGGGAACCCGGGGTCGACATGCACGGTGCAATTGTCCTGGATGTTGGTGTCCGCGCCGACGACGATGGGGCCGCCGTCGGCGCGCAGCACCGCCTGGTACCAGACGCTCGAGCCCGCCGCCAGCTCGACTTCGCCGATCACCACCGACGTGGGGGCCAGGAACGTCTCGGGGGCGACCTGCGGCTCCTTCCCGCCGATCCCATGGATCAACGCCTGCACTGTCTCTCCCACCTGGTCG is a window from the Streptomyces luomodiensis genome containing:
- a CDS encoding GAF and ANTAR domain-containing protein; the protein is MDWEAFAERMATMARDLLAQESLDATLERISACAVEIVEGCDAAGILVLHGERVETLAPTESMVVRSDRLQQRLGEGPCFDAAVRLSGERAFRIHDFTRPQERWASYVGRARELGIGSMMGFLLYTWQENLGALNLYSRRPAAFTKASETAGWLLASHAAVAFSSARTADQLQQALETRHTIGEAMGILMERLKITEDDAFALMRRVSQERNVKLRDIARQICVSGGLDG
- a CDS encoding gamma carbonic anhydrase family protein — its product is MGETVQALIHGIGGKEPQVAPETFLAPTSVVIGEVELAAGSSVWYQAVLRADGGPIVVGADTNIQDNCTVHVDPGFPVSIGERVSIGHNAVVHGCTVGDDVLIGMGATVLNGARIGAGSLIAAQSLVPQGMRIPPGSLVAGVPAKVKRTLTDEEREGIKLNAQVYADRAKQYREALRGRPAM